In one Streptomyces sp. NBC_00597 genomic region, the following are encoded:
- a CDS encoding acetolactate synthase large subunit produces MPMTEQATGAHHPQPRPRSGGHQTAAVEHVTGAQSLIRSLEEVGCDTVFGIPGGAILPAYDPMMDSTKVRHILVRHEQGAGHAATGYAQATGKVGVCMATSGPGATNLVTPIADAHMDSVPLVAITGQVSSKAIGTDAFQEADIVGITMPITKHNFLVTKAEDIPKTIAEAFHIASTGRPGPVLVDIAKDALQTKTTFSWPPSQDLPGYRPVTKPHAKQIREAAKLICQAKRPVLYVGGGVMKSGATAELKVLAELTGVPVTTTLMALGSFPDSHPLHVGMPGMHGAVTAVTALQKSDLLIALGTRFDDRVTGKLDSFAPFAKVIHADIDPAEIGKNREVDVPIVGDAREVIADLIQAVQAEHTEGNAGDYSAWWKDLSRWRETYPLGYETPADGMLSPQQVIQRIGELAPEHTIYAAGVGQHQMWASHFVNYEEPRTWLNSGGAGTMGYAVPAAMGAKVGMPERTVWAIDGDGCFQMTNQELVTCALNNIPIKVAIINNGALGMVRQWQTLFYNQRYSNTVLHADETGHGTVGSQLGESTAPRKGTRVPDFVKLSEAMGCVALRCEDPADLDKVIAEANAINDRTVVIDFIVHEDAMVWPMVAAGTSNDEVMAARGVRPDFGDNEDD; encoded by the coding sequence ATGCCGATGACCGAGCAGGCCACCGGGGCCCACCATCCGCAGCCGCGGCCCCGTTCCGGCGGACACCAGACCGCCGCAGTTGAGCACGTCACGGGTGCGCAGTCCCTCATCCGCTCTCTCGAAGAGGTGGGGTGCGACACCGTCTTCGGTATTCCGGGCGGGGCCATCCTCCCGGCGTACGACCCGATGATGGACAGCACCAAGGTCCGCCACATCCTGGTCCGGCACGAGCAGGGCGCCGGCCACGCCGCGACCGGCTACGCGCAGGCCACCGGCAAGGTGGGCGTCTGCATGGCCACCTCCGGCCCGGGCGCCACCAACCTGGTCACCCCGATCGCCGACGCGCACATGGACTCGGTGCCGCTCGTCGCCATCACCGGCCAGGTCTCGTCGAAGGCGATCGGCACGGACGCCTTCCAGGAGGCGGACATCGTCGGCATCACGATGCCGATCACCAAGCACAACTTCCTGGTCACCAAGGCCGAGGACATCCCGAAAACGATCGCGGAGGCGTTCCACATCGCCTCCACGGGCCGTCCGGGCCCGGTCCTGGTCGACATCGCCAAGGACGCCCTCCAGACGAAGACCACGTTCTCGTGGCCGCCGTCCCAGGACCTCCCCGGCTACCGGCCGGTCACCAAGCCGCACGCCAAGCAGATCCGCGAGGCCGCCAAGCTCATCTGCCAGGCCAAGCGCCCGGTCCTGTACGTCGGCGGCGGCGTCATGAAGTCCGGCGCGACCGCCGAGCTGAAGGTCCTGGCCGAGCTGACCGGCGTCCCGGTCACCACCACCCTGATGGCTCTGGGCTCCTTCCCCGACAGCCACCCGCTGCACGTCGGCATGCCGGGCATGCACGGTGCGGTCACCGCCGTCACCGCGCTGCAGAAGTCGGACCTGCTGATCGCGCTCGGCACCCGCTTCGACGACCGCGTCACCGGCAAGCTGGACAGCTTCGCCCCGTTCGCCAAGGTCATCCACGCGGACATCGACCCGGCGGAGATCGGCAAGAACCGCGAGGTCGACGTCCCGATCGTCGGCGACGCCCGCGAGGTCATCGCCGATCTGATCCAGGCGGTCCAGGCCGAGCACACCGAGGGCAACGCCGGGGACTACTCCGCCTGGTGGAAGGACCTCAGCCGCTGGCGCGAGACGTACCCGCTGGGCTACGAGACCCCCGCGGACGGCATGCTCTCGCCGCAGCAGGTCATCCAGCGCATCGGCGAACTCGCGCCCGAGCACACCATCTACGCGGCCGGTGTCGGCCAGCACCAGATGTGGGCCTCGCACTTCGTCAACTACGAAGAGCCCCGCACCTGGCTGAACTCCGGCGGCGCCGGAACCATGGGCTACGCGGTCCCCGCCGCGATGGGCGCCAAGGTCGGCATGCCGGAGCGCACGGTCTGGGCGATCGACGGCGACGGCTGCTTCCAGATGACCAATCAGGAACTGGTCACCTGCGCGCTGAACAACATCCCGATCAAGGTCGCGATCATCAACAACGGTGCGCTGGGCATGGTCCGCCAGTGGCAGACCCTGTTCTACAACCAGCGGTACTCCAACACCGTGCTGCACGCGGACGAGACGGGCCACGGCACGGTCGGCTCCCAGCTCGGCGAGTCCACCGCGCCCCGCAAGGGCACCCGCGTCCCGGACTTCGTCAAGCTGTCCGAGGCGATGGGCTGTGTGGCGCTGCGCTGTGAGGACCCGGCCGACCTGGACAAGGTCATCGCCGAAGCCAATGCGATCAACGACCGCACCGTCGTGATCGACTTCATCGTCCACGAGGACGCCATGGTGTGGCCGATGGTCGCCGCCGGCACCTCCAACGACGAGGTCATGGCAGCCCGGGGCGTCCGCCCCGACTTCGGCGACAACGAAGACGACTGA
- the ilvN gene encoding acetolactate synthase small subunit, which yields MSKHTLSVLVENTPGILARIAALFSRRGFNIDSLAVGVTEHPDISRITIVVNVEDLPLEQVTKQLNKLVNVLKIVELEPHSAIERELVLVKVRADNETRSQIVEIVQLFRAKTVDVSPEAVTIEATGGADKLGAMLKMLEPFGIKELVQSGTIAIGRGGRSITDRSLRSLERSA from the coding sequence ATGTCCAAGCACACGCTCTCCGTCCTGGTCGAGAACACGCCCGGCATCCTCGCCCGGATCGCCGCGCTGTTCTCCCGCCGCGGGTTCAACATCGATTCCCTCGCGGTCGGCGTCACCGAGCACCCCGACATCTCGCGCATCACCATCGTCGTGAACGTCGAGGACCTCCCGCTGGAGCAGGTGACCAAGCAGCTGAACAAGCTGGTCAACGTGCTCAAGATCGTCGAGCTGGAGCCGCACAGCGCCATCGAGCGCGAACTCGTTCTGGTGAAGGTCCGTGCCGACAACGAGACCCGCTCCCAGATCGTCGAGATCGTCCAGCTGTTCCGCGCCAAGACGGTCGACGTCTCCCCGGAGGCCGTCACCATCGAGGCCACCGGCGGTGCCGACAAGCTCGGCGCGATGCTCAAGATGCTGGAGCCCTTCGGCATCAAGGAACTCGTGCAGTCCGGCACGATCGCCATAGGGCGCGGCGGACGGTCCATCACGGACCGCAGCCTGCGCTCGCTCGAACGTAGCGCCTGA
- the ilvC gene encoding ketol-acid reductoisomerase, translating into MAELFYENDADLSIIQGRKVAVIGYGSQGHAHALSLRDSGVDVVVGLKEGSKSKAKAEEQGLKVVPVAEAAAWANVIMILTPDPLQAEIYEESIKDNLQEGDALFFGHGFNVRYGFIKPPANVDVALVAPKGPGHLVRRQYEEGRGVPCIAAVEQDFSGSAFALALSYAAGIGGTRAGVIKTTFTEETETDLFGEQAVLCGGASALVKAGFETLTEAGYQPEIAYFECLHELKLIVDLMYEGGLEKMRWSVSETAEWGDYITGPRIITDATKAEMKQVLAEIQSGEFANTWMAEYKGGLKKYNEYKNADEAHLLETTGKKLRKLMSWVDSDES; encoded by the coding sequence GTGGCCGAGCTGTTCTACGAGAACGACGCCGACCTGTCCATCATCCAGGGCCGCAAGGTCGCGGTCATCGGCTACGGCAGCCAGGGCCACGCCCACGCGCTGTCGCTGCGTGACTCCGGCGTCGACGTCGTCGTCGGCCTGAAGGAGGGCTCGAAGTCCAAGGCGAAGGCCGAGGAGCAGGGCCTGAAGGTCGTCCCGGTCGCCGAGGCCGCCGCGTGGGCGAACGTCATCATGATCCTGACCCCGGACCCGCTCCAGGCCGAGATCTACGAGGAGTCCATCAAGGACAACCTCCAGGAGGGTGACGCGCTCTTCTTCGGCCACGGCTTCAACGTCCGCTACGGCTTCATCAAGCCCCCGGCCAACGTGGACGTCGCCCTGGTCGCCCCGAAGGGCCCGGGCCACCTCGTTCGCCGCCAGTACGAGGAAGGCCGCGGCGTGCCCTGCATCGCCGCCGTCGAGCAGGACTTCTCCGGCAGTGCCTTCGCGCTCGCGCTCTCGTACGCGGCCGGCATCGGCGGCACCCGCGCCGGTGTCATCAAGACCACCTTCACCGAGGAGACCGAGACCGACCTGTTCGGTGAGCAGGCTGTCCTGTGCGGTGGCGCCTCCGCCCTGGTCAAGGCCGGTTTCGAGACCCTGACCGAGGCCGGCTACCAGCCGGAGATCGCGTACTTCGAGTGCCTGCACGAGCTGAAGCTCATCGTTGACCTCATGTACGAGGGCGGCCTGGAGAAGATGCGCTGGTCGGTCTCCGAGACCGCCGAGTGGGGCGACTACATCACCGGCCCCCGCATCATCACCGACGCCACCAAGGCCGAGATGAAGCAGGTCCTCGCCGAGATCCAGAGCGGCGAGTTCGCCAACACCTGGATGGCCGAGTACAAGGGCGGCCTGAAGAAGTACAACGAGTACAAGAACGCCGACGAGGCGCACCTGCTGGAGACCACCGGCAAGAAGCTGCGCAAGCTGATGAGCTGGGTCGACAGCGACGAGAGCTGA
- the serA gene encoding phosphoglycerate dehydrogenase, translating into MSSKPVVLIAEELSPATVDALGPDFEIRHVNGADRAELLPAIVDVDAILVRSATKVDAEAIAVAKKLKVVARAGVGLDNVDVSSATKAGVMVVNAPTSNIVTAAELACGLLVATARNIPQANTALKNGEWKRNKYTGVELSEKILGVVGLGRIGVLVAQRMSAFGMKIVAYDPYVQPARAAQMGVKMLTLDELLEVADFITVHLPKTPETIGLIGDEALHKVKPSVRIVNAARGGIVDEAALYSAIKEGRVAGAGLDVYAKEPCTDSPLFELDQVVCTPHLGASTDEAQEKAGIAVAKSVRLALAGELVPDAVNVQGGVIAEDVRPGLPLAEKLGRIFTALAGEVAVRLDVEVCGEITQHDVKVLELSALKGVFEDVVDETVSYVNAPLFAQERGVEVRLTTSSESPDHRNVVTVRGTLSDGQEVSVSGTLAGPKHLQKIVGIGEYDVDLALADQMLVLRYTDRPGVVGTVGRILGEAGLNIAGMQVARAEEGGEALGVLTVDAEVPVNVLAEISAEIGAVSARTVSLD; encoded by the coding sequence GTGAGCTCGAAACCTGTCGTACTCATCGCCGAAGAGCTGTCGCCCGCCACGGTGGACGCGCTCGGCCCGGACTTCGAGATCCGGCACGTCAACGGAGCCGACCGCGCGGAGCTGCTCCCCGCGATCGTGGACGTCGACGCCATCCTGGTGCGCTCCGCGACCAAGGTCGACGCGGAGGCCATCGCCGTCGCGAAGAAGCTCAAGGTCGTCGCCCGCGCCGGTGTCGGCCTCGACAACGTCGACGTCTCCTCGGCCACCAAGGCCGGCGTCATGGTCGTGAACGCCCCGACCTCCAACATCGTGACCGCCGCCGAGCTCGCCTGCGGCCTGCTCGTCGCCACGGCCCGCAACATCCCGCAGGCCAATACCGCCCTGAAGAACGGCGAGTGGAAGCGGAACAAGTACACGGGCGTCGAGCTCAGCGAGAAGATCCTCGGCGTCGTCGGCCTCGGCCGCATCGGCGTCCTGGTCGCGCAGCGCATGTCGGCCTTCGGTATGAAGATCGTCGCGTACGACCCCTACGTGCAGCCCGCGCGCGCCGCCCAGATGGGCGTCAAGATGCTGACGCTGGACGAGCTCCTCGAAGTCGCCGACTTCATCACCGTGCACCTGCCCAAGACCCCCGAGACCATCGGTCTCATCGGGGACGAGGCCCTGCACAAGGTGAAGCCGTCCGTCCGCATCGTCAACGCCGCCCGCGGCGGGATCGTCGACGAGGCCGCGCTGTACTCGGCCATAAAGGAGGGCCGCGTCGCCGGCGCCGGCCTCGACGTGTACGCGAAGGAGCCCTGCACGGACTCCCCGCTCTTCGAGCTCGACCAGGTCGTCTGCACCCCGCACCTCGGCGCGTCCACGGACGAGGCCCAGGAGAAGGCCGGTATCGCGGTCGCCAAGTCGGTGCGCCTCGCGCTCGCCGGCGAGCTCGTACCGGACGCAGTCAACGTCCAGGGCGGTGTCATCGCCGAGGACGTGCGCCCCGGTCTGCCGCTCGCCGAGAAGCTCGGCCGCATCTTCACCGCCCTCGCGGGCGAGGTCGCGGTCCGCCTCGACGTCGAGGTCTGCGGCGAGATCACCCAGCACGACGTCAAGGTGCTGGAACTCTCCGCCCTCAAGGGTGTCTTCGAGGACGTTGTCGACGAGACGGTCTCCTACGTCAACGCCCCGCTGTTCGCGCAGGAGCGCGGTGTCGAGGTGCGTCTGACCACCAGCTCGGAATCCCCGGACCACCGCAACGTGGTGACCGTGCGCGGCACCCTGTCGGACGGTCAGGAAGTGTCGGTCTCCGGCACGCTGGCGGGTCCGAAGCACCTTCAGAAGATCGTCGGCATCGGCGAGTACGACGTGGACCTGGCGCTCGCCGACCAGATGCTCGTGCTGCGCTACACCGACCGCCCGGGCGTGGTCGGCACTGTCGGCCGCATCCTCGGCGAAGCCGGTCTGAACATCGCGGGCATGCAGGTCGCCCGCGCCGAGGAGGGCGGCGAGGCGCTCGGCGTCCTCACGGTCGACGCGGAGGTGCCGGTGAACGTCCTCGCGGAGATCTCCGCCGAGATCGGCGCGGTCTCGGCGCGCACGGTCAGCCTCGACTGA
- a CDS encoding MFS transporter: MTNPAAPLAGRREWTAFTVLLLPLLLVSMDVSVLYFAVPAITRELDPSATQQLWIFDSYAFALAGLLITMGSLGDRIGRRKLLLMGATAFGLASVCAAYATSAEMLIAARVLLGVGGATLMPSTLALVRNLFQDAKQRGQAIAIWSGAMTGGIALGSVMSGVLLNHFWWGSVFLINVPAMLLLLVLVPVLVPEFKDPAPGRFDLLSVPLSTAAVLPVVYGLKEIAAEGLEPLHLVSVAVGLAFGFVFVRRQRTRDDAMVSRALFRGRGFGAGIALNTIAAFAVMGSAYFTTQYLQSVLGMGTLEAALWSLAPSLVIGAAAPVGAVLARKTDRAYVIAGGFVLAAAGFVLISLVGSDSLWLLLTGAGVLASGIVTVMSLVSDMALGSAPAEKAGSAASLLETGQEFGGALGMAVLGSLGTAVYRNDLSDAGPAARETLGGAVATAHQLGGAAGEQLLTAAREAFVHGMQYAAWGGAALLLAAGVLAVALMRGLGAPVTEPAESVEPVEPVEAAEPTEGVEELAGQVAALAGEIAELADKAAALRS; encoded by the coding sequence ATGACGAACCCCGCCGCACCTCTGGCCGGCCGCCGGGAATGGACCGCCTTCACCGTCCTCCTGCTGCCCCTGCTCTTGGTCTCCATGGACGTCTCCGTCCTCTACTTCGCCGTCCCCGCCATCACCCGGGAGCTGGACCCGAGCGCCACCCAGCAGCTCTGGATCTTCGACAGCTACGCCTTCGCCCTCGCCGGCCTGCTGATCACCATGGGTTCGCTCGGTGACCGGATCGGCCGCCGCAAGCTGCTGCTGATGGGCGCGACCGCCTTCGGACTCGCCTCCGTCTGCGCCGCCTACGCCACCAGCGCCGAGATGCTGATCGCGGCCCGTGTGCTGCTCGGCGTCGGCGGCGCGACCCTGATGCCCTCCACGCTGGCCCTCGTCCGCAACCTCTTCCAGGACGCGAAGCAGCGCGGACAGGCCATCGCCATCTGGTCCGGGGCCATGACCGGCGGCATCGCCCTCGGCTCCGTGATGAGCGGCGTGCTGCTGAACCACTTCTGGTGGGGTTCGGTCTTCCTGATCAACGTGCCCGCGATGCTGCTCCTGCTGGTCCTCGTCCCCGTGCTAGTGCCGGAGTTCAAGGACCCCGCGCCCGGCCGCTTCGACCTGCTGAGCGTCCCGCTGTCGACGGCCGCCGTGCTCCCGGTCGTGTACGGCCTCAAGGAGATCGCCGCCGAGGGCCTGGAGCCGCTCCACCTGGTCTCCGTGGCCGTGGGCCTGGCCTTCGGGTTCGTCTTCGTCCGTCGCCAGCGCACCCGTGACGACGCCATGGTCAGCCGGGCGCTCTTCCGGGGCCGCGGATTCGGTGCCGGGATCGCCCTCAACACCATCGCCGCCTTCGCCGTGATGGGCTCGGCCTACTTCACCACCCAGTACCTGCAGTCGGTGCTCGGCATGGGCACGCTGGAGGCCGCCCTGTGGAGCCTCGCACCCTCGCTCGTCATCGGCGCCGCCGCCCCGGTCGGCGCGGTCCTGGCCCGCAAGACCGACCGGGCGTACGTCATCGCCGGCGGCTTCGTCCTGGCCGCCGCCGGGTTCGTCCTGATCAGCCTGGTCGGCAGCGACTCCCTGTGGCTGCTGCTGACCGGCGCCGGCGTGCTGGCCTCCGGCATCGTCACCGTGATGTCCCTGGTCTCCGACATGGCGCTGGGCTCGGCCCCCGCAGAGAAGGCGGGCTCGGCCGCGTCCCTGCTGGAGACCGGCCAGGAGTTCGGCGGCGCGCTGGGCATGGCCGTCCTGGGCAGCCTCGGCACCGCCGTCTACCGCAACGACCTGTCGGATGCGGGGCCCGCCGCCCGGGAGACCCTCGGCGGGGCGGTCGCCACCGCCCACCAGCTTGGCGGCGCGGCCGGCGAGCAGTTGCTGACCGCGGCCCGCGAGGCCTTCGTCCACGGCATGCAGTACGCCGCCTGGGGCGGCGCAGCCCTGCTGCTCGCCGCCGGTGTCCTCGCGGTGGCCCTGATGCGGGGGCTCGGCGCCCCGGTCACCGAACCGGCGGAATCCGTGGAGCCCGTGGAGCCCGTGGAGGCCGCGGAGCCGACCGAGGGGGTCGAGGAGTTGGCCGGGCAGGTCGCAGCCCTGGCCGGGGAGATCGCTGAGCTGGCCGACAAGGCCGCGGCCCTCAGGAGCTGA
- a CDS encoding TetR/AcrR family transcriptional regulator, giving the protein MGHREDLLEGAKKCLAEKGFVRTTARDIVNASGANLASIGYHYGSKDALLTQAFISMAEEWGESFKPDVKGEGGSLERFRSVWDGVTGQRDQAAPMWAASLEIAMNRDRLPELREMVVSSEGEGRKGLTEMFTGTPEGQLEERDIRTLGGLYQVLVSGMMVQWLYNPENAVTAEELTEGMRRAAQMMVNGKGADDPA; this is encoded by the coding sequence ATGGGACACCGTGAAGATCTGCTCGAAGGCGCGAAGAAGTGCCTGGCCGAGAAGGGTTTCGTGCGGACGACCGCGCGCGACATCGTCAACGCCTCCGGCGCGAACCTGGCGTCGATCGGCTACCACTACGGTTCGAAGGACGCCCTGTTGACGCAGGCGTTCATCTCGATGGCCGAGGAGTGGGGCGAGTCCTTCAAGCCGGACGTCAAGGGTGAAGGCGGCTCGCTCGAACGCTTCCGATCGGTCTGGGACGGCGTGACCGGACAGCGTGATCAGGCGGCGCCGATGTGGGCGGCCAGCCTGGAGATCGCGATGAACCGTGACCGGCTGCCGGAGCTGCGGGAGATGGTCGTGTCCTCCGAGGGCGAGGGGCGCAAGGGGCTGACCGAGATGTTCACGGGCACCCCGGAGGGGCAGCTCGAAGAGCGGGACATCCGGACCCTGGGCGGGCTGTACCAGGTGCTGGTCTCCGGGATGATGGTGCAGTGGCTGTACAACCCCGAGAACGCCGTCACCGCGGAGGAGTTGACCGAGGGCATGCGCCGCGCCGCGCAGATGATGGTGAACGGCAAGGGCGCCGACGACCCCGCCTGA
- a CDS encoding PucR family transcriptional regulator, producing the protein MKGDYQDLVDEISALLGVPATLENRDFRLIAFGAHDSDDDLAMDPVRTRSILTRQSTAAVRAWFEGFGIARATGPVRIPAAPDAGVFRGRICLPVRYRGIVQGYVWLLDQDPGPGPDVLAAAMEVAERIGILLAEEAKAGADLSREFRGVLTAGRGWQQDMAVAALRMALGAGADGLHAVVCVTPWAGEAPASVPGTAAVCTVPWPGAGDDDGVAAGAGTDGNSGPASGAGARSASGSASGSGARSGSRAGAKSGSRSGPAAGAGPVSGPGAEAGPDRRTGQALAVLVRLRSAEVLVPAEGVATRLLTHGGATAGIAEPRRGLAALADAWSQASAAARAAAAQPRFGTVARWSAIGPYRMLASLAAAGPVGDPATRVLLEPAHRELARTAELFLDCAGQAGRAAAALGIHRQTLYYRLGRVEQLTGLDLDEGEDRLLLHMALKTARLYG; encoded by the coding sequence GTGAAGGGCGATTACCAGGACCTGGTGGATGAGATCTCGGCGCTCCTCGGCGTCCCGGCGACACTGGAGAACCGGGACTTCCGCCTCATCGCCTTCGGCGCGCACGACAGCGACGACGATCTCGCCATGGATCCGGTGCGCACCCGCTCGATCCTGACCCGGCAGTCGACGGCGGCCGTGCGGGCCTGGTTCGAGGGCTTCGGCATCGCGCGGGCGACCGGGCCGGTCCGGATCCCGGCGGCCCCGGACGCGGGGGTGTTCCGGGGCCGGATCTGCCTGCCGGTGCGCTACCGCGGGATCGTGCAGGGCTACGTGTGGCTCCTCGACCAGGATCCGGGCCCCGGGCCGGACGTCCTGGCGGCCGCCATGGAGGTGGCCGAGCGGATCGGGATCCTGCTCGCCGAGGAGGCGAAGGCGGGGGCCGACCTGTCCCGGGAGTTCCGGGGGGTGCTCACCGCGGGCCGGGGCTGGCAGCAGGACATGGCGGTGGCCGCGCTCCGGATGGCGCTGGGAGCGGGCGCGGACGGGCTGCACGCGGTGGTGTGCGTGACGCCGTGGGCCGGCGAGGCCCCCGCGTCGGTACCGGGCACGGCGGCGGTGTGCACCGTCCCCTGGCCGGGAGCCGGCGACGACGACGGCGTGGCCGCCGGGGCCGGTACCGACGGGAACTCCGGGCCCGCGTCGGGCGCCGGCGCCAGGTCCGCGTCGGGCTCCGCGTCGGGCTCCGGGGCCCGGTCCGGCAGCAGGGCGGGAGCCAAGTCCGGGTCCAGGAGCGGCCCGGCGGCCGGCGCCGGACCCGTCTCCGGCCCCGGCGCCGAGGCCGGGCCGGACCGGCGGACCGGCCAGGCCCTCGCCGTACTGGTACGGCTCCGCTCGGCCGAAGTGCTCGTCCCCGCCGAGGGCGTCGCGACCCGGCTGCTGACCCACGGTGGCGCGACCGCCGGGATCGCGGAACCCCGCCGGGGGCTGGCGGCCCTGGCCGACGCCTGGTCACAGGCCTCGGCGGCGGCGCGGGCGGCCGCGGCCCAGCCCCGGTTCGGCACGGTGGCCCGCTGGTCGGCGATCGGCCCGTACCGGATGCTGGCCTCCCTCGCAGCTGCCGGCCCCGTGGGCGACCCGGCGACCCGGGTCCTGCTGGAGCCCGCGCACCGGGAACTCGCCCGTACCGCCGAGCTGTTCCTGGACTGCGCGGGCCAGGCGGGCCGCGCGGCGGCGGCCCTGGGCATCCACCGCCAGACCCTGTACTACCGGCTCGGCCGGGTGGAACAGCTGACCGGCCTGGACCTGGACGAGGGCGAGGACCGCCTATTGCTCCACATGGCCCTCAAGACGGCCCGCCTGTACGGCTGA
- a CDS encoding proline dehydrogenase family protein has product MLGPAILAASRSDKMRRIVSAAPVTKPVVTRFIPGETVDQVIPIVRDLTQKGLEITLDVVGEDITTVEQSYAARDAYLELIEHLAGLELGETVEMSVKLSMFGQALEGGHELALANVRPVVEAAAAIGTTVTLDAEDHTTLDSMFAIHEELRRDFPQTGCVIQAYLFRTEADARRLAAAGSRVRIVKGAYKEPAEVAYQDKAEIDKAYVRILKTLMEGEGYPMIGSHDPRLIAIAQELARTAGRKLDEYEFQMLYGIRSEEHLRLAAEGHRMRVYTAYGTDWYGYFMRRLAEKPANLLFFLRSMITKN; this is encoded by the coding sequence GTGCTGGGTCCCGCGATCCTCGCCGCTTCGCGCAGCGACAAGATGCGCCGAATCGTCTCTGCCGCCCCTGTGACCAAGCCCGTGGTGACCCGGTTCATCCCCGGCGAGACGGTCGACCAGGTCATCCCGATCGTCAGGGACCTCACGCAGAAGGGGTTGGAGATCACGCTCGACGTGGTGGGCGAGGACATCACCACCGTGGAGCAGTCCTACGCCGCGCGTGACGCCTACCTCGAACTCATCGAGCACCTGGCGGGCCTGGAGCTGGGCGAGACCGTCGAGATGTCCGTCAAGCTGTCGATGTTCGGCCAGGCGCTGGAGGGCGGCCACGAGCTCGCCCTCGCCAACGTCCGCCCGGTCGTCGAGGCCGCCGCGGCCATCGGCACCACCGTCACGCTCGACGCCGAGGACCACACCACCCTCGACTCGATGTTCGCCATCCACGAGGAGCTGCGCCGGGACTTCCCGCAGACCGGCTGCGTGATCCAGGCGTACCTCTTCCGCACCGAGGCCGACGCCCGCCGCCTGGCCGCCGCCGGCAGCCGGGTGCGGATCGTGAAGGGCGCGTACAAGGAGCCCGCCGAGGTCGCGTACCAGGACAAGGCCGAGATCGACAAGGCGTACGTCCGCATCCTGAAGACGCTGATGGAGGGCGAGGGCTACCCGATGATCGGGTCGCACGACCCGCGCCTGATCGCCATCGCCCAGGAGCTCGCCCGCACGGCGGGGCGCAAGCTGGACGAGTACGAGTTTCAGATGTTGTACGGCATCCGCAGCGAGGAGCACCTGCGGCTCGCCGCCGAGGGTCACCGCATGCGCGTCTACACCGCGTACGGGACGGACTGGTACGGCTACTTCATGCGGCGCCTCGCCGAGAAGCCGGCCAACCTCCTGTTCTTCCTCCGCTCGATGATCACCAAGAACTAG